DNA from Ictidomys tridecemlineatus isolate mIctTri1 chromosome 12, mIctTri1.hap1, whole genome shotgun sequence:
ACATAGTAAGTGGCAAAACAGAACTCAAATCCGGGCCTGTTTCACAAAAGACTACACACTCTGTACATTCTGAGATTACACTTATGTGGAGTTCGAGAATAGGTAAAAACAATCTATGATGATATAATCACATCTATGATGATGTAAGAATAACTGTTCCCTCTAGGGAGTACGTTCTGACTAGAAAGGAACACCAGAACCTTCTATAgtagaagaaatgtttatttctggATCTGGGAGGTAGAAACACACACATAAGCTCACACTTTGGGTACTTCACACACTTCATGTTATacctcaagttaaaaaaaaaaaaaacatccaattGACTTCAAGTTTAGGCTTACAACCATTAAACCACCACACCACCACTGATAAAACCTAACCACCCACACTCCAGAGTTGATTATCTTGGatgatacctttaaaaaaaaaaaaaaacattccagtAAGCAATGAACCTTCTAGTCACATCACACTGAACACATCTGAGCAATAAACTTGGTTTAAAATGCTGCAGAATGAAAAGTGGAAAGTATCGGTTTCCTGGCTACTGGGAATTTCCCCTCTGTAGCcacatgagaattttttttttaaaataatataaacccTGCTATAAGGGAACATTTACAGAGGCACAGAAAATAACCTGTAACAAAGTTCTTCAATTTAACTATGGAAATGCTGAAAGTTTAAATTACACAAATATTTCTAGATGTTATAACTTTATCAACAATGCTGACTCTCACAAAGGTTGGATTTTGTTACAATGATTAAATCAAGCCAAGACAAAGCTGCTGAGCAAAGGACATAAAACTCACAAAAGGAGCAACTTAAGTAGTGTAAAAAAACTCAACCCAAGAGTTGTAAGGAATAGAAAACTCAGTACAAATAACTTGTTCTAGCAGTAGAGACTGGGCCACTATGTGTGCCACTGCCAcccgtcacacacacacaaaaaattctcCATCAAGTAATAAATTCTTCTCACTGAAGCTTTGTTAGACTTGGCAAAGCCTCATCACCAGTGGATGATGATGAAATCATTACATCAATTCTCTCAAAGCCTTACCCCACACATGTGCACACCTCTTATCTGAACAGTAATTGCCTCTCCAGAGAGAGGAGATTCATCCTACATTTGGAGACAAATTTGGCAAGTGCCTACTAACAGTTATCCCACCTTGAGGCAGTGGCGGGAGAACAACTGGACCCATACCTGTTAGGGGTatgcattcttcttcttcttcatatatatatataaattgtagatggactcaatatctttatttatttttatgtggtgctgaggatctaacccagtgcctcatgtgtgcgaagcaagcactctaccactgagtcaaaaTCCCAGCCCCTAATGGATGCTTTTGATTATGCAGCCAGCAAATATTTACCATAGACTAGTTTAATTCACATTTCAGCTTTCTGGGCACACCAAAAAATATCAGGCAACTGATAAAAATGACTTTAGTTTCCCCTAAGCATTTATACATAAGACCAAAAGGCCTTTATGAGAATCTTTCAGTATTGGTAATTTATATATCCTATTGGATTTGCTGCAGTAGATTATATATTATCCCAGTTGCAGGATCTCAGTATTTATAAAAGCAACcatttagctgggcacagtgacaaactcctgtaatcccagagactcaggaggcttaggcagaaggACCACAACTTGAGGAAAGCCTGGGCAATATAATGAGATcgtgtctcaaaaaataaaaagggatgggggcgtgggttcaatccatggcatACACATCCCCCAACAAAAGGGATGGGGAGGATAAAgcactcctgaattcaatccccagtactgggaggaaaaaaatatccatttgcattcagtaatttttaaagtctttaacaaactaataaaactatcaaaaaaacactaaataaaaatttttaaatgttaatatattaaaagaactctaaataagggttgtggctcagtggtagcacgcttgcctagcatgcatgaggcactgggttcgattcttagcgccacatacaaataaattaaataaataaataaaggttgatcaacaactaaaaaatatttcaaaaaaaaagaagttagaaagaattaaaagactgatttggtggggctgggattgtggctcagtggcagtgacttgccttgcacgtgtgaagcactgagttcaatcctcagcaccgcttaaaaaatgaatgaataaataaataaaggtgctgtgttcatctacaattaaaaaaaaagttggttttttggtctgtttgtttgttttttaaaaagattgaccTGGTGGTCAAGAAAGCAATATTTCAGGGATGGTCAGCATTCTTAAATTAGGTTTTCCAAAAAACTCAACATTATTAGAAATCATTAAAAGctaatgttttcagaaaaaaaggatTCACCTTTTCTCTTAATCCCTCCATTAGCTGAAAAACACATATCTCTGTCCAGACATCTTTGCCTTATACCGACAATGCATCATGTAAACTAAAATGATTAATGTTCttggattttcctgctttttaaagtaactttaaaaaaaaatcacatttgaacAAAGAGTACAGTGTAAAGTCAATCATGCATTACCAGTTCCACTTTCCTATTTTTAGCATAATGGTAATATAGAAGTTTTAGAAAAAtctaaatcatgatttttttaaaacaaggaaatCTTCCTAACCACATAAGCCATCTATTTACCCAGCCCTCCTTCagaagtcacacacacacaaaaatcaattcaagtaAGTTATGCTTATTTTCCTCAAAAGACTACCACATTCCTTGGATTTTAAAAACCTTCTAAATGCATTTGCCAAATTTGGCTGATTTCATCCTCAGACAAATCTAACTGTTCCCACAGTTTTGGGTAAAAGGAAGTTGATGCCAGGAGGAAATTCTATATTAATTGCACCAGGACCCCTCATTAAAGCCTCCATAACTTCAACAGGCCAATGACAGGAGTAGGAAATCATCCTACATGTCTTCAAACAGAGCCTCTTAGGGCAGACACTACCATCCCCAAAACCAGATATGGGAAATAAGGCTCCAATGAAAAACAATTCGCCCTATGTCCTGAACCCTCTGTAGCAAAACCAAGACTAGTGAAAAGAGAGGGTGGGAACTCAAATTTAACGGAGAATTAGGGTTTTGGTCATACATACACCATCtgcatacatacaaacatacatacagaAAACTAAATTAAGAGAAGTGAGTCCCTCTGCAGAGAGGGTCCCAAGGAAAAAAGCAATATTCCACACTGAAAAAAGAGTTTCTAACGGAAGGTCTTATGATAAACACGTTTGTGAAGGCTGGGCAGGGCGGAAAAGGGTTACTCAAATTACTCCAGCAGAGTTCTTAACAGGGCTCCTTCACCTCTATGGTTTTAAAATCTAATCTGGTTTAAGAGCACACGGGCTCTACGTAAAATTTTCCCAAATTCCATCAGGCTTAATAACCTCTATTCAAAAGAAGCAGAAGTAGGCACTAGGGCAGAGGGAAGTGACCTACCCTCCCTCCAGGTCAGCTGTCAGATCTACAGGCGACCATGAGACAGCACAAgagaccccacacacacacactggatcAGTCCCACCTTCCCACTCCCAGTCCTGGCCCAGTCGCCACCTCGTAAACCATCCCATCACCTCCCGAGGCACAAATAATTACACTGGAAGAATTTGTTAAAACAAGTAGGAGCCCATATTCAACAACTGGCTTCGCAACTTGACAGACGAGGCTCTAaaaagggaggggcaggagaaTAATTGTTCTAAACAACGTCTACGAAGTCGGGGAGGTTGAGGCGGCCATGCAGGGAGGGGAGCCAAGACAAACGATCCCTACGTTTTAGGGAGGAGAAAGCCTTCCCACCAACAACCGAGGTTATAAATGtatgtaatgtttttttttaaagacgaCCTTTCACGCTGTGACACTTGTGGGGGATTTCTTGTCTGTTCCTCCACTTGATGGGTAAAGAGGGGGTTCAGCGGCTCCCCAACCCAGAATGTAAAAAACCATGGCCTGGAAAGTAACAAGGTGACTCAGTTTCATTAACTCCAGAAGGGTCCACCTGCCATCCCGCAGCCACCAGACCAGCACGACAGCCCAAGGCCCCCACGCCCACCTTCCCGGCGAGGTGTTTTTCAGAGAGCGGCTTTGCGCGCTCCCTGGCCTGCCAGCTACCCCCACCCTCGCGGTGTCTCGGACCAGCAGCCTGGTTAATCATTCAACGCGGGCAGCGTGGAAATATTTTTAGAGGTCAAAGCGAAAGGTTCTCCCTAAGTTTCGCAGAAACCAGTCTATGGGGAACCGGAGGTGGCAGTGCAagaggttgggggtggggagcggGTGCCAGCGGCTCCCTGGCTCACAAAACACCTGATCTCCCCATGCGGCACTGGAGACCAACGCAGTGCGAGGGTGGGGTGCGGGGGTGCCAGAGAGAAATCGCACACggctcccctcccccaaataCCCAGATACCCCAAAGAGGACGCCCCGATCCAGAAGCCCCTTCCCAAATCCTGCAGCCCAGGGCGCGGGATCCCCCGGAAGTTAGGGTGCAGAGAGGAGGGGGAATGTCCCTGGGCCCCAGGGGGTGGGTGTGGAATGGAGCAGGAGGCTCCAAAGACGCGCAACTGGACGTTTCGTTATCCTCTTCATCTAGGGTTCGGAAGATGCAGAAACCACAGGGGAAGGCAAGAAGCGTAAATGCGGCAGAAATCACTTAGGAACGGTTTCCTCCGCCGGGGCGCCGGTATGGAGCCGGAACTGGAGAGGAGGTGGGAGGAAAGAGGGGGTCCAGTCACGGGGCCCCGGAGCAGTGAGTTGGGAGGGGGCGGACAGAGTGGGCCCGGGTGGACAGAGTGGGCCCGGGTAAGCAGCGGGGGAGGGAAGAGCGAGAAAAAAAGAGGTGGAGGTGACCACCCGCTAGGGCCCTACCTTGTCCAGGAGCAGCTCCAGCtcggcggggcgggggcgggagaTCTCGGCCTCATCCACGTCCCAGCCGCTCCGCGCGGCTCAGCCCGGCGACCGCCGCCGCTCACGCTCCATGCGCGGCGCCCGGGACGGGCGGCCCGGCGGAGTCTGCGGCGTGAACAGTTCCGGCTTGCCTCCAGCACTTGTTGCCTCCGCAGCCGCTACGCCTCTCTCAAGGCTCCGGCTCCCGGCGCCGCGGCTGACTCTCGGCGCCCGCCCTGGGCCCGCCCCCGACCGACGCGCCAATCAGGCTCGGCACCGCCCCTCGCGTCACCGCCCAGCACCGGAGTCCGCCCAGCGCCCCAAGTTTTGGGAAGGCCGGTCTCCTGCCGGCCAGCTACTTGGCTCCCTGGACCCGCCCAGGCTCGTGCTTCCCGTGGCTTCCGGGGACCCAACGAACTCTACGTCCACACCTAGCAAGCAAGGGGTTACACTGGAGAAAAGGGACCCCCTAGGAAATAAACCTTTCCCGAAAAACAGGGCAGCTTGAAactaaaaaatcacttttaactCAGGTCTAACCTAAATGTCTGCAGTTGGCCCCTCTTTGCAGTCCGCTCCATGCAAGGAAAGAAAGCGCCTCACTTGATGAGGACCCCAGTGAGCTTTCCTGGCCAGGGCTATGTGTGACTGGGCCTAGAGTGAATCCCAGCCGCCCCTCAGGTGCAGGGGTGGGTTAGAAACCGTTCCGCAGTGGGAGATGGTGGGGGAGCGGGTACAGGGACAAAGTGGAACCTGACCTTTGTTTCATGCCCACTCAGTACCTGCAGCCACCTCTTGGATGCCCGAGGTCTAGGGTGGTGCCCACTCGGCACTGCCACAAGATCCTCGGGGTTATGAAGCCGCCCAAGACCTTTGGGGAGTCTTGTTCCTCCTAGCAGTGAAGTGCAGAGGGTTTCCTCGAGGTCCCCCTCGTGTCTCAGGAAGCCGGAAATGCAAGGTGCCTGGCGCGGGGCTGCTAACCCGACGCCGCAGTCCAAAATGCAGGTACCTAGGCATAGCCAAATAGCTGAACGCTGACCCCTCGCGACATTGCTCGGCTCCGCAAGCTGGATGGAGGCTAGGCGTCAACCACACCCACCAGCCGGACCTCTCTGAGCGCCGAAGCGTCCTCCTAACCCAGCGCCCCT
Protein-coding regions in this window:
- the LOC144369367 gene encoding uncharacterized protein LOC144369367 — translated: MRQKSLRNGFLRRGAGMEPELERRWEERGGPVTGPRSSELGGGGQSGPGWTEWARVSSGGGKSEKKRGGGDHPLGPYLVQEQLQLGGAGAGDLGLIHVPAAPRGSARRPPPLTLHARRPGRAARRSLRREQFRLASSTCCLRSRYASLKAPAPGAAADSRRPPWARPRPTRQSGSAPPLASPPSTGVRPAPQVLGRPVSCRPATWLPGPAQARASRGFRGPNELYVHT